A genomic segment from Brevundimonas sp. SORGH_AS_0993 encodes:
- the gpmA gene encoding 2,3-diphosphoglycerate-dependent phosphoglycerate mutase, with translation MPRLILLRHGQSQWNLENRFTGWVDVDLTAEGEAQALRGGELIAQAGFKPAVMFTSVLTRARRTGALALQAAGLTDVPVIEDWRLNERHYGGLTGLNKAETADKHGEDQVKIWRRSYDVPPPPLAPGGEFDFNADPRYAGKAIPDTESLKTTLDRVKPYWDADIAPRLKAGEDVLIAAHGNSLRAIVKLLFNVPDDRIVGVEIPTGNPLEIDLDEALKPVSARYLDAARAEDLPPVAA, from the coding sequence ATGCCGCGCCTGATCCTGCTCCGCCATGGCCAAAGCCAGTGGAACCTCGAAAACCGTTTCACCGGCTGGGTCGACGTCGATCTGACGGCGGAAGGCGAGGCTCAGGCGCTGCGCGGCGGCGAACTGATCGCCCAGGCCGGGTTCAAGCCGGCGGTCATGTTCACCTCGGTCCTGACCCGCGCCAGGCGCACCGGCGCCCTGGCCCTGCAGGCGGCGGGTCTGACGGACGTGCCGGTGATCGAGGACTGGCGCCTGAACGAGCGGCACTATGGGGGCCTGACCGGCCTGAACAAGGCCGAGACGGCCGACAAGCACGGCGAGGACCAGGTCAAGATCTGGCGGCGCAGCTATGACGTGCCGCCGCCCCCGCTGGCGCCGGGCGGAGAGTTCGATTTCAACGCCGATCCCCGCTACGCCGGCAAGGCCATCCCCGACACCGAAAGCCTGAAGACCACCCTGGACCGGGTGAAGCCGTATTGGGACGCCGACATCGCGCCGCGCCTGAAGGCGGGCGAGGACGTGCTGATCGCCGCCCACGGCAACTCCCTGCGCGCCATCGTCAAATTGTTGTTCAACGTGCCCGACGACCGGATCGTCGGCGTGGAGATCCCGACCGGCAATCCGCTGGAGATCGACCTGGACGAGGCCCTGAAGCCCGTCTCGGCCCGCTATCTGGACGCGGCGCGCGCCGAAGACCTGCCGCCGGTCGCCGCATGA
- the recF gene encoding DNA replication/repair protein RecF, with product MITSLTLTDFRSYAGARLEMTSGPVVLHGPNGAGKTNLLEAISLLTPGKGLRGATAAEMGRREPGEATGRAWAVMVELDDETRLGTGVQAAGAARRIVRIDGETAPPGRLLDYLRPVWATPEQDRLFSDARAERLKFFDRLVFAADPDHAARVSAYGKALRERLRLLNDAQDGREADPVWLDALELRLGEAGARAAVARVAALHALQAAIDARSDRPFPQADLGLNGAAEQMAEASAEEDEIAATIREGLARARTRDAAAGRSLFGPHRTDLTAIHREKQRPAAEGSSGEQKALVLNLILAQISRLAHPDVAGAARPLLLLDEAPAHLDKARRAALFDEIEALKLQAFMTGTERDLFAGLEGRAQFVRVAGGALESD from the coding sequence GTGATCACCTCCCTCACCCTCACCGACTTCCGTTCCTATGCGGGCGCGCGGCTGGAGATGACCTCCGGGCCTGTGGTGCTGCATGGGCCGAATGGGGCGGGAAAGACCAATCTCTTGGAGGCGATCAGCCTCTTGACCCCCGGCAAGGGCCTGCGAGGCGCGACCGCCGCCGAGATGGGGCGGCGCGAGCCCGGCGAGGCCACAGGCCGCGCCTGGGCCGTCATGGTCGAACTGGACGACGAGACGCGGCTGGGCACCGGCGTTCAGGCGGCGGGGGCGGCGCGGCGGATCGTGCGGATCGACGGGGAGACGGCCCCGCCGGGGCGGCTGCTGGATTATCTGCGGCCGGTCTGGGCCACGCCGGAACAGGACCGGCTGTTTTCCGACGCGCGGGCCGAGCGGCTGAAATTCTTCGACCGGCTGGTCTTCGCCGCCGACCCCGACCACGCCGCCCGCGTCTCGGCCTATGGCAAGGCCCTGCGCGAGCGGCTGCGGCTGCTGAACGACGCCCAGGACGGCCGCGAGGCGGACCCCGTGTGGCTCGACGCGCTGGAGCTTCGCCTGGGCGAGGCGGGCGCCCGCGCCGCCGTCGCCCGCGTCGCCGCGCTGCACGCGCTTCAGGCCGCCATCGACGCCCGGAGCGATCGCCCCTTTCCTCAGGCCGACCTGGGCCTTAACGGCGCCGCCGAACAAATGGCCGAGGCCAGCGCCGAAGAGGACGAGATCGCCGCCACGATCCGCGAGGGCCTGGCCCGCGCCCGCACCCGCGACGCCGCCGCCGGCCGCTCCCTGTTCGGGCCGCACCGCACCGACCTGACGGCCATCCACCGCGAGAAGCAACGCCCCGCCGCCGAGGGGTCGTCCGGCGAACAGAAGGCCCTGGTCCTGAACCTGATCCTGGCCCAGATCAGCCGCCTGGCGCACCCTGACGTCGCCGGGGCCGCCCGCCCCCTGTTGCTGCTGGACGAGGCGCCCGCCCACCTGGACAAAGCCCGGCGCGCCGCCCTGTTCGACGAGATCGAGGCCCTGAAACTGCAAGCCTTCATGACCGGCACCGAACGCGACCTGTTCGCCGGTCTGGAAGGCCGCGCCCAGTTCGTGCGCGTCGCCGGGGGCGCGCTGGAAAGCGACTAG
- a CDS encoding bifunctional diaminohydroxyphosphoribosylaminopyrimidine deaminase/5-amino-6-(5-phosphoribosylamino)uracil reductase RibD produces MSTSDADRGFMAQAIALATGRMGETWPNPAVGCVIVKDGRVAAQAATAPGGRPHAEEQAVPAAGADAAGSTVYVTLEPCGARSSGRKSCAHFLTEAGVARVVVACLDPSPFAAGRGTERLRAQGLTVETGLMSEEAAVLCEGFLHRLETGRPMVRVSQDGTGFDGRFAASAKADLITELKRLGEAGYTRLWTGEGELAQALRAQGLLTE; encoded by the coding sequence ATGAGCACGAGCGACGCAGACCGCGGCTTCATGGCCCAGGCCATCGCCCTGGCGACCGGGCGAATGGGCGAGACCTGGCCCAATCCCGCCGTGGGCTGCGTCATCGTCAAGGACGGGCGCGTGGCGGCCCAGGCCGCGACCGCGCCCGGCGGACGTCCTCACGCCGAGGAACAGGCCGTGCCGGCCGCGGGCGCCGACGCCGCCGGATCGACCGTCTATGTCACGCTCGAGCCGTGCGGAGCGCGGTCCTCGGGCCGCAAATCCTGCGCCCACTTCCTGACCGAGGCGGGCGTGGCGCGCGTTGTCGTCGCGTGCCTGGATCCTTCGCCCTTCGCGGCGGGGCGCGGGACCGAACGTTTGCGCGCCCAGGGCCTGACCGTCGAGACGGGGCTGATGAGCGAAGAGGCCGCCGTCCTGTGCGAAGGCTTCCTCCACCGGCTGGAGACCGGCCGGCCGATGGTGCGCGTCAGCCAGGACGGGACGGGCTTCGACGGCCGTTTCGCCGCCTCGGCCAAGGCCGATCTGATCACCGAACTGAAACGATTGGGCGAGGCCGGCTACACCCGCCTGTGGACCGGGGAGGGCGAACTGGCCCAGGCCCTGCGCGCCCAGGGCTTGCTGACCGAGTAG
- the dnaN gene encoding DNA polymerase III subunit beta, which produces MQLTIERSALLKALGHVQSVVERRNTIPILSNVLLSAGRDRLAFAATDLDMEMVDEAEAQVQVEGQITAPAHTLYEIVRKLPEGAEVALTYSGDDPRLVVSAGRSRFNLPVLPAGDFPVMSTDSAGAAYVLPKEDLARLIDKTRFAVSTEETRYYLNGLYLHTVAEQGIPLLRAVATDGHRLALAETPAPEGAAGGPGVIVPRKTVDQVRRLLDDAGGPVEVQVSAQKIRFQMGEASLTSKVIDGAFPDYLRVIPRGNDKQADIDNALFAKAVDRVATISAEKSRSVKLAFDNDRVKLTVRNMEAGQAEEEVEIGYSDEPFEIGFNARYLLDVAGQITGENAAFRFADPASPTLVLDPGDPGVQYVLMPLRV; this is translated from the coding sequence ATGCAGCTGACCATCGAACGATCCGCGCTCCTGAAGGCCCTGGGCCATGTGCAGAGCGTCGTCGAACGTCGAAACACCATTCCGATCCTGTCCAATGTGCTGCTGAGCGCCGGACGCGACCGCCTGGCCTTCGCCGCGACCGATCTGGACATGGAGATGGTCGACGAGGCCGAAGCCCAGGTGCAGGTCGAGGGCCAGATCACGGCGCCCGCCCACACCCTGTACGAAATCGTGCGCAAACTGCCCGAGGGGGCCGAGGTCGCCCTGACCTATTCCGGCGACGATCCGCGCCTGGTGGTGTCGGCCGGCCGGTCGCGCTTCAACCTGCCGGTCCTGCCGGCGGGCGACTTCCCCGTCATGTCGACCGACAGCGCCGGCGCCGCCTATGTCCTGCCTAAGGAAGACCTGGCGCGCCTGATCGACAAGACCCGGTTCGCCGTCTCGACCGAGGAGACGCGCTACTATCTGAACGGCTTGTATCTGCACACGGTGGCCGAACAGGGCATCCCGCTGCTGCGCGCCGTGGCCACCGACGGCCACCGCCTGGCCCTGGCCGAGACCCCCGCGCCGGAGGGCGCGGCCGGCGGCCCCGGCGTGATCGTGCCCCGCAAGACGGTCGATCAGGTCCGCCGCCTGCTGGACGATGCGGGCGGTCCGGTCGAGGTCCAGGTTTCGGCCCAGAAGATCCGGTTCCAGATGGGCGAGGCGTCCCTGACGTCCAAGGTCATCGACGGCGCCTTCCCCGACTATCTGCGCGTCATCCCGCGCGGCAACGACAAACAGGCCGACATCGACAACGCCCTGTTCGCCAAGGCTGTCGATCGCGTCGCCACCATCTCGGCGGAAAAGAGTCGGTCGGTGAAGCTGGCCTTCGACAACGATCGCGTGAAGCTGACCGTGCGCAACATGGAAGCCGGCCAGGCCGAGGAAGAGGTCGAGATCGGCTATTCCGACGAACCGTTCGAGATCGGCTTCAACGCCCGCTATCTGCTGGACGTCGCCGGCCAGATCACCGGCGAAAACGCCGCCTTCCGCTTCGCCGACCCCGCCTCCCCGACCCTGGTGCTCGATCCGGGCGATCCGGGCGTTCAGTATGTGCTGATGCCGTTGCGGGTTTAG
- the dnaA gene encoding chromosomal replication initiator protein DnaA — protein sequence MVGGVTAMASAANGSGMTDPDRIWSEASVRLRAEIGDGPFSSYIAPSAVRMDSAGHLILVTPTAYARDWVRKNALRRMNELWLGLDGLNRRLDVRCRAEVGSVPPATAVGGNVVDAGPRLAALSSSAHLATPTMAPVADGARAVRAAGLQDRLTFDSFVEGQGNAFALAIARQVASWADGHFNPVFFCGPYGYGKTHLLNAIAWEAQRLRPQAKVVYLTAERFLSTFVKAMQDRSTAAFKESLRSADMLLLDDVQFVGGKASTQEELLSTLTALIEDGKRIVFSADRAPMALTEVEPRLRSHLAAGLTCPVEAGDRELKIAVARNRLKALSALGVVQGEAAPEVLAQLVDRTPGSMRELEGAVNTLAAAAGARLSSVSVDEASVLLGAALRGGPERRITVDEIQKTVADHFNLKQADLLSERRTRSVARPRQIAMYLCKQHTTRSYPDIGRRFGGRDHTTVLHGVRKIEELMPQDDQIARDVEALTRKLRG from the coding sequence ATGGTAGGGGGCGTAACGGCGATGGCGAGTGCGGCGAACGGATCGGGCATGACGGATCCGGACCGCATCTGGAGCGAGGCTTCGGTGCGTCTGCGCGCCGAAATCGGCGACGGCCCTTTTTCGTCCTACATCGCCCCTTCGGCCGTGCGCATGGACAGCGCCGGCCATCTGATCCTGGTCACGCCCACCGCCTACGCCCGCGACTGGGTGCGCAAGAACGCCCTGCGTCGCATGAACGAGCTGTGGCTGGGGCTGGACGGTCTGAACCGCAGGCTGGACGTGCGGTGCCGCGCCGAGGTCGGATCGGTCCCGCCGGCGACCGCCGTGGGCGGCAATGTGGTGGACGCCGGCCCGCGCCTGGCCGCCCTCTCCTCTTCGGCTCATCTGGCGACCCCGACCATGGCTCCCGTCGCCGACGGCGCCCGTGCCGTGCGCGCCGCGGGTCTGCAGGACCGCCTGACCTTCGACAGCTTCGTGGAAGGCCAGGGCAACGCCTTCGCCCTGGCCATCGCCAGACAGGTGGCCAGCTGGGCCGACGGCCATTTCAACCCGGTCTTCTTCTGCGGCCCCTATGGCTACGGCAAGACCCACCTGTTGAACGCCATCGCCTGGGAGGCCCAGCGCCTACGGCCCCAGGCCAAGGTCGTCTATCTGACCGCCGAACGCTTCCTGTCGACCTTCGTGAAGGCGATGCAGGACCGATCGACCGCCGCCTTCAAGGAAAGCCTGCGTTCAGCCGACATGCTGCTGCTGGACGACGTCCAGTTCGTGGGCGGCAAGGCCTCGACCCAGGAAGAGCTGCTGTCGACCCTGACCGCCCTGATCGAGGACGGCAAGCGGATCGTCTTCTCGGCCGACCGCGCGCCGATGGCCCTGACCGAGGTGGAGCCGCGCCTGCGCAGCCACCTGGCCGCGGGCCTGACCTGCCCGGTCGAGGCGGGCGACCGCGAGCTGAAGATCGCCGTGGCCCGCAACCGCCTGAAGGCCCTGTCGGCCCTGGGCGTCGTCCAGGGCGAGGCCGCGCCCGAGGTGCTGGCCCAGCTGGTCGATCGCACCCCCGGTTCGATGCGCGAACTGGAAGGCGCCGTGAACACCCTGGCCGCCGCGGCCGGCGCGCGCCTGTCGTCGGTGTCGGTGGACGAGGCTTCGGTGCTGCTGGGCGCCGCCCTGCGCGGCGGGCCCGAGCGCCGCATCACCGTGGACGAGATCCAGAAGACGGTCGCCGACCACTTCAACCTGAAGCAGGCCGATCTGCTGAGCGAGCGCCGCACCCGGTCGGTGGCCCGCCCGCGCCAGATCGCCATGTATCTGTGCAAACAGCACACGACCCGCTCCTATCCCGACATCGGTCGTCGGTTCGGCGGCCGGGATCACACCACCGTCCTGCACGGGGTGCGCAAGATCGAGGAGCTGATGCCGCAGGACGATCAGATCGCCCGCGACGTCGAGGCCCTGACGCGCAAGCTGCGGGGCTGA
- the rpsT gene encoding 30S ribosomal protein S20, producing MANNPGARKAIRKIEARTQVNKARRSRVRTYLRKFQEALAGGDVAVAKTAFNEAQSELMRAVSKGVVHKNTGSRKVSRLAAQLKKLSAA from the coding sequence ATGGCCAACAACCCCGGCGCCCGCAAGGCGATCCGCAAGATCGAAGCGCGGACCCAAGTGAACAAGGCGCGTCGCTCGCGCGTTCGCACCTATCTGCGCAAGTTCCAGGAAGCCCTGGCCGGCGGCGACGTCGCCGTGGCCAAGACCGCCTTCAACGAAGCCCAGTCCGAACTGATGCGCGCCGTCTCCAAGGGCGTGGTTCACAAGAACACCGGCTCGCGCAAGGTCAGCCGTCTGGCCGCCCAGCTGAAGAAGCTGTCGGCCGCCTGA
- a CDS encoding pentapeptide repeat-containing protein, translating into MALAAEPIVRKRLTQAELDVLCARHDRLFQARPGGARAVFTWMDLSGLDLKGRNLSDADFSAACLSGCDLTGARLDNASFFSADMQDAVLAEASLRRADLRGACLRGADLSGADLFEADLREGAMAAADARLGFRVIEPRQRNETEAVGACLAGANLQRSKMSGVIAVKADFSGAVMKDCKLVRANLKQADFRGADLAGADLSGADLSGADLRDAVLVGCNMTLSRRDGADMEGALTDRSTVGESVHKMPAAEMLRDHAHWCETGGLEGQPSVFDGVDLRPLRSITGLNLTALSAKGAVFYGLDMEGVQLQGAHLENADLRSARLCHADLRGARLRGAKLNGADLRQAQLGPLLLTADRMLPADLTGAILRGADLTGADLRRAVLVGADLGRAVLHGAQTRQTDLTEANLTGAQGLVIDSAPDAPPLTHRP; encoded by the coding sequence ATGGCCCTGGCCGCCGAACCGATCGTGCGCAAACGCCTGACCCAGGCGGAACTGGACGTCCTCTGCGCCCGGCACGACCGACTGTTCCAGGCCCGCCCCGGCGGGGCGCGCGCCGTCTTCACATGGATGGATCTGTCGGGCCTTGACCTCAAGGGCCGCAACCTGTCGGACGCCGACTTCTCGGCCGCTTGCCTTTCGGGCTGCGACCTGACCGGGGCGCGGCTGGACAACGCCAGCTTCTTCAGCGCCGACATGCAGGACGCCGTCCTGGCCGAGGCCAGCCTGCGTCGGGCCGATCTGCGCGGGGCCTGTCTGCGCGGCGCGGACCTGTCGGGCGCCGACCTGTTCGAGGCCGATCTGCGCGAGGGCGCGATGGCCGCCGCCGACGCCCGACTGGGCTTTCGGGTCATCGAGCCGCGCCAGCGCAACGAGACCGAGGCGGTCGGCGCCTGCCTGGCCGGCGCCAATCTGCAACGATCCAAGATGTCGGGCGTCATCGCCGTCAAGGCGGACTTCTCGGGCGCGGTGATGAAGGACTGCAAACTGGTCCGCGCCAATCTGAAACAGGCCGATTTTCGCGGTGCGGATCTGGCGGGCGCGGACCTGTCGGGGGCCGATCTGTCCGGCGCCGACCTGCGCGACGCGGTGCTGGTCGGCTGCAACATGACCCTGTCGCGGCGGGACGGGGCCGACATGGAGGGGGCCCTGACCGATCGGAGCACGGTCGGTGAATCCGTTCACAAGATGCCCGCCGCCGAAATGCTGCGCGACCATGCGCACTGGTGCGAGACCGGCGGCCTGGAAGGCCAGCCCTCCGTCTTCGACGGCGTCGATCTGCGGCCGCTAAGATCGATCACCGGCCTGAACCTGACCGCCCTTTCGGCCAAGGGCGCGGTCTTCTACGGCCTGGACATGGAGGGAGTGCAGCTTCAGGGCGCGCATCTCGAAAACGCGGATCTGCGTTCGGCGCGCCTCTGCCACGCCGATCTGCGCGGCGCGCGGCTGCGCGGGGCCAAGCTGAACGGGGCCGACCTGCGCCAGGCCCAGCTGGGGCCGCTGTTGCTGACGGCGGACCGGATGCTGCCCGCAGACTTGACCGGCGCGATCCTGAGAGGCGCGGACCTGACCGGCGCGGATCTGCGGCGCGCGGTCCTGGTCGGGGCCGATCTGGGCCGGGCCGTCCTGCACGGCGCACAGACCCGTCAGACTGACCTGACCGAGGCCAATCTGACGGGCGCGCAAGGTCTGGTCATCGACTCGGCCCCTGACGCACCGCCCCTGACGCACCGCCCCTGA
- a CDS encoding TonB-dependent receptor produces MNSTALMLLALAPAAPVQAEVVPAAAAAAVQEQPEPTAVLPDVVVTAQKRGVALGGQEPIVSYDATQLQAFGATNIGELVTLLEAQTRSARGGSPVFLVNGRRISGFREIRGLPPEAIERFDILPEETALSYGYSADQRVVNIVLKADFKSLTTSVNVSRSEQGGRTTTSTENNVLRIAGGDRWSLDVNGDASNSLFETERNIDRRDTGVLFDRIGNVGGVNGGQIDPALSALAGGPVSVAGVPTVAASRPPTLADFVSTAGAARDVDLTAYRTLLPRQAEASIAGTYKHDLNDKVGMTLSASLEDSSSRSYLGLPGVTLTLPETSPWSPFGDDVLLYRYIDRPDALTRQTNSRTAEFGSVFDGYLGEWRWTATGEYSRVRTDTTTGRGVDAAALQGVISAGDPTVNPFGDIDGAVTVAVRDTANSVAQTANAELVFNGTAYELPAGRLNATFKVGATHQSLDSESVRGDVTTDRSQSRDLGAVQANFDLPISSRDKGVLPKIGDLSANLNLAYQQLSDFGGVSSLGGGLNWSPVDRLSLSANYSDTSKAPTIQQLNDPTLSTPNTPVFDFATGQTVEIVQITGGDPNLKAEDRHIIKLGANWQPLAATDFRLNLAYTRTETDNEIAGFPAITPDLEAALPERFTRNGDGDLLSIDARPLNFARREQQDVQWGFNFSRPFGTPSPTTGGEPGFGRGPGGPGGGRMMGGPPGGGPGGPGGPGGRLRGSQAPGMQPGQGMFNLSLTHTWRVQDEVVIREGLAPLNLLDGDSISGSGGQSRHEVQLQAGAFRNGFGAFVNANWRSGTTVESNRAGSPDLDFSGRTTVNLFAFADLTQRTSLVARFPILKGARIGFGVQNLFDDRISVTSSDGRTPVNYQPDYLDPQGRVFRINLRKILF; encoded by the coding sequence ATGAATTCCACCGCCCTGATGCTGCTCGCCCTGGCTCCCGCCGCGCCTGTCCAGGCCGAGGTCGTTCCGGCCGCCGCCGCCGCGGCGGTCCAGGAGCAGCCTGAGCCGACGGCGGTGCTGCCCGATGTCGTGGTCACGGCCCAGAAGCGCGGCGTGGCCTTGGGCGGGCAGGAGCCCATCGTCTCCTATGACGCGACCCAGCTTCAGGCGTTCGGCGCCACCAATATCGGTGAACTGGTCACATTGCTGGAGGCCCAGACCCGCAGCGCGCGCGGCGGCTCGCCGGTCTTTCTGGTGAACGGGCGGCGCATCTCGGGCTTCCGCGAAATCCGCGGCCTGCCGCCCGAGGCCATCGAGCGGTTCGACATCCTGCCCGAGGAAACGGCCCTGTCCTACGGCTACAGCGCCGACCAGCGGGTGGTGAACATCGTCCTGAAGGCGGACTTCAAGTCCCTGACGACATCGGTGAACGTGTCCCGGTCCGAGCAGGGCGGGCGCACCACCACCTCGACCGAGAACAATGTGCTGCGCATCGCCGGCGGCGACCGCTGGTCGCTGGACGTCAACGGCGACGCCAGCAACAGCCTGTTCGAGACCGAACGCAACATCGACCGCCGCGACACGGGCGTGCTGTTCGACCGGATCGGCAATGTCGGCGGGGTGAACGGCGGCCAGATCGACCCCGCCCTGTCGGCCCTGGCCGGCGGGCCGGTTTCGGTGGCGGGCGTTCCGACCGTCGCCGCCTCGCGTCCCCCGACGCTGGCGGATTTCGTCTCGACCGCGGGGGCGGCCCGCGACGTCGACCTGACCGCCTACCGCACCCTGCTGCCGCGCCAGGCTGAGGCCTCCATCGCCGGAACCTACAAGCACGACCTGAACGACAAGGTCGGCATGACCCTGAGCGCCAGCCTGGAGGACAGCAGCAGCCGCAGCTATCTGGGCCTGCCCGGCGTCACCCTGACCCTGCCCGAGACCAGCCCCTGGTCGCCCTTCGGCGACGACGTTCTTCTTTATCGCTACATTGATCGGCCCGACGCCCTGACGCGCCAGACCAACAGCCGCACGGCCGAGTTCGGATCGGTCTTCGACGGCTATCTGGGCGAATGGCGCTGGACCGCGACGGGCGAATACAGCCGCGTCCGGACCGACACCACGACGGGCCGGGGCGTCGACGCCGCGGCCTTGCAGGGCGTGATCTCGGCGGGCGATCCGACCGTCAATCCGTTCGGCGACATTGACGGAGCGGTCACGGTCGCGGTGCGCGACACCGCCAACTCCGTCGCCCAGACGGCCAACGCCGAACTGGTCTTCAACGGCACGGCCTATGAACTTCCGGCCGGACGCCTGAACGCCACCTTCAAGGTGGGCGCCACGCACCAGTCTCTGGATTCCGAAAGCGTGCGCGGCGACGTGACGACCGATCGGTCCCAATCGCGCGACCTGGGCGCGGTCCAGGCCAATTTCGACCTGCCCATCTCCAGCCGCGACAAGGGCGTTCTGCCCAAGATCGGCGACCTGTCGGCCAATCTGAACCTGGCCTATCAGCAGTTGTCGGATTTCGGCGGCGTCAGTTCGCTGGGCGGCGGGCTGAACTGGTCGCCGGTGGATCGCCTGTCGTTGTCGGCCAACTACTCCGACACCAGCAAGGCGCCGACGATCCAGCAACTGAACGATCCGACGCTGTCGACGCCGAACACGCCGGTGTTCGACTTCGCCACGGGCCAGACGGTGGAGATCGTCCAGATCACCGGCGGCGATCCCAATCTGAAGGCCGAGGACCGCCACATCATCAAGCTGGGCGCCAACTGGCAGCCGCTGGCGGCCACCGACTTCCGGCTGAACCTGGCCTATACCCGCACCGAAACCGACAACGAGATCGCCGGCTTCCCGGCCATCACCCCCGACCTTGAGGCGGCTCTGCCGGAACGCTTCACCCGCAACGGCGACGGTGATCTGCTGTCCATCGACGCCCGCCCGCTGAATTTCGCGCGACGCGAGCAGCAGGACGTGCAGTGGGGCTTCAACTTCTCGCGGCCGTTCGGCACGCCGTCGCCGACCACCGGCGGAGAGCCTGGTTTCGGACGCGGTCCCGGCGGTCCTGGCGGCGGCCGCATGATGGGCGGCCCTCCCGGCGGCGGCCCCGGCGGTCCGGGCGGTCCGGGCGGGCGTCTACGCGGGTCTCAGGCGCCGGGCATGCAGCCGGGGCAGGGGATGTTCAACCTGTCGCTGACCCATACCTGGCGCGTTCAGGACGAGGTGGTCATCCGCGAGGGCCTGGCGCCCCTGAACCTGCTGGACGGCGACAGCATCAGCGGCTCGGGCGGCCAGTCCCGCCATGAGGTCCAGTTGCAGGCCGGCGCCTTCCGCAACGGTTTCGGCGCCTTCGTCAACGCCAACTGGCGGTCGGGCACGACGGTGGAGAGCAATCGCGCGGGCTCGCCGGACCTGGATTTCTCGGGCCGCACGACCGTCAATCTGTTCGCCTTCGCCGATCTGACCCAACGGACGTCTCTGGTCGCGCGTTTCCCGATCCTGAAGGGCGCGCGCATCGGCTTCGGCGTCCAGAACCTGTTCGACGACCGCATCTCCGTGACCAGCAGCGACGGGCGCACGCCGGTGAACTATCAGCCCGACTATCTGGACCCGCAGGGCCGAGTGTTCCGCATCAACCTGCGCAAGATCCTGTTCTGA